A single Cyclopterus lumpus isolate fCycLum1 chromosome 1, fCycLum1.pri, whole genome shotgun sequence DNA region contains:
- the LOC117734310 gene encoding serine/threonine-protein kinase pim-2-like has product MGKAYRGRKAGDWTPSPVTMSCRPAQRTLVAIKHIHIDEGLLLHEDSDGNQIPMEIAVLYKLGAESEWHSAHIHLLDWYIVDEELILVLKRPMPAVDLSNYIETKGGYLKKKEAKIIIKQLMNTAIDLQEKHIFHRDIKPENLLIETCMKAPRVHVIDFSLNCFGGEDDAFDTFYGTHVPPEWSSREEYKAGPSTVFQIGVVLFLMRHKAASTPEMSFLELNETSWLSTNGKDFFEACFHADPDIRFTQLKHHPWLR; this is encoded by the exons ATGGGAAAAgcctacagagggagaaaagcaggagactggaccccatcccCTGTGACGATGAGTTGCCGTCcagctcagaggacactg GTCGCCATCAAGCATATTCATATAGACGAAGGGCTCCTCCTTCACGAAGACAGTGATGGGAACCAGATCCCCATGGAGATCGCTGTCCTATACAAACTAGGGGCCGAATCAGAGTGGCATTCAGCACACATTCACCTACTGGACTGGTACATTGTGGACGAggagctgatcctggtgctgAAGAGACCGATGCCGGCCGTAGACCTCAGCAACTACATTGAAACCAAAGGAGGCTACTTGAAGAAAAAGGAAGCTaag atcATAATTAAGCAGTTGATGAATACAGCCATTGACCTCCAggagaagcacattttccaccggGACATCAAGCCGGAAAATCTCCTTATTGAGACCTGCATGAAGGCGCCACGAGTTCACGTCATCGACTTCAGTCTGAACTGTTTTGGCGGAGAAGACGACGCCTTTGACACCTTTTATG gtactCACGTCCCCCCAGAGTGGTCCAGTCGGGAGGAGTACAAAGCGGGACCCTCGACAGTATTCCAGATCGGAGTGGTCCTGTTCTTAATGCGACACAAGGCGGCATCTACACCAGAGATGTCCTTTCTGGAGCTGAATGAGACCAGTTGGCTTTCCAcaa ATGGCAAAGATTTCTTTGAGGCGTGCTTTCATGCGGACCCGGATATTCGATTCACCCAGCTGAAGcatcacccgtggctgagatag